One genomic region from Rosa rugosa chromosome 1, drRosRugo1.1, whole genome shotgun sequence encodes:
- the LOC133719366 gene encoding uncharacterized protein LOC133719366, whose product MDCNLSDCCISRLCILKEERFEVEARKRVIENLICCFCVVGTRKLCIFKKLGVEVEVWEFKDSALRFVVKWFGVVIKYFLSLCCVDTFHEVKSKRERRKENKALTMELLAVAYSSLAAKMEEIIYRLVLLEFSATQKYSLASNSTCNVEGVGDL is encoded by the exons ATGGACTGCAATCTAAGTGATTGTTGTATTTCTAG GCTGTGCATATTGAAGGAGGAGAGGTTTGAAGTGGAAGCAAGGAAAAGAG ttATTGAAAACCtgatttgttgtttttgtgtAGTTGGGACTCGAAAGTTGTGTATATTCAAGAAGTTAGGGGTAGAGGTAGAAGTTTGGGAGTTTAAGGATTCTGCTCTAAG GTTTGTGGTCAAATGGTTTGGAGTGGTGATCAAGTATTTTCTGAGTTTATG TTGTGTAGATACTTTTCACGAAGTGAAGAGCAAacgtgaaagaagaaaagaaaacaaagctttgACTATGGAATTGTTGGCTGTGGCATATTCGTCCCTTGCAGCCAAAATGGAGGAGATTATATATAGGTTGGTCTTGCTGGAATTTTCAGCCACACAGAAGTATTCTCTTGCATCTAATTCAACTTGCAATGTGGAAGGGGTTGGTGATCTGTAA
- the LOC133727491 gene encoding transcription factor bHLH18-like: MEMISSAKWASELEMEDPTFLNQYEMNSHLDYSLEDLNFQSFSAESYSSYPDFTPHQNDVDQRPAKQPKNNHSCTTTHDHIITVPRASSSASSHLISFDNSNSSAYGSLDCTTTVKPKNEVLGSGGKLNSISTMISQGNSYDPQTCSPNRAYGQGIKRAATVTRSPLHAQDHVLAERKRREKLSQQFITLSALVPGLKKMDKASVLGDAIKYVKQLQERMKILEEQAAKKTVESVVFVKRTQYSVDDDISSSDENFDSCSDQPLPEIEARVSDKEVLIRIHCEKKKGCLANILSEIEKLNLTILNSSVLPFGNSTLDITVVSQMDVEYSMTVKELVRKLRQALLKLV, from the exons ATGGAGATGATCTCATCAGCAAAATGGGCATCTGAATTG gaaatggAAGATCCCACTTTCCTGAATCAATATGAAATGAATTCTCATCTGGACTACTCACTTGAAGATCTAAATTTCCAGTCTTTTTCTGCTGAGAGCTACTCATCTTACCCAGATTTCACCCCTCATCAAAATGATGTTGATCAAAGGCCAGCAAAACAGCCCAAGAATAACCACTCTTGCACTACCACTCATGACCACATAATTACAGTCCCAAGGGCTTCCTCTTCTGCCTCCTCACACCTAATTTCTTTTGACAACTCCAACTCATCAGCATATGGTTCTCTTGATTGCACTACTACTGTGAAGCCAAAGAATGAGGTCCTGGGTTCTGGTGGAAAATTGAATTCAATTTCAACTATGATTTCACAAGGTAATTCCTATGACCCCCAAACTTGTTCACCAAACCGTGCATATGGCCAAGGGATCAAGAGGGCTGCTACTGTCACTAGAAGTCCCTTACATGCTCAAGATCACGTTCTGGCTGAGCGAAAGCGCCGAGAAAAGCTCAGCCAGCAGTTCATCACTCTATCAGCCCTAGTACCAGGTCTAAAGAAG ATGGACAAGGCTTCAGTGCTTGGAGATGCCATAAAATATGTGAAACAGCTGCAAGAACGTATGAAGATACTAGAGGAACAAGCGGCAAAGAAAACCGTGGAGTCAGTGGTGTTTGTGAAGAGAACTCAGTACTCTGTGGATGATGATATCTCCTCATCCGATGAGAACTTCGACAGCTGCTCCGATCAACCACTTCCTGAAATCGAAGCTAGGGTTTCAGACAAAGAGGTTCTCATACGAATCCACtgtgagaaaaagaaagggtgTCTGGCAAACATACTAAGCGAAATAGAGAAGCTTAATCTCACCATTCTTAATAGCAGCGTCTTGCCCTTTGGCAATTCAACTCTAGATATCACTGTCGTTTCTCAG ATGGACGTTGAGTACAGCATGACAGTGAAGGAGCTTGTAAGAAAGCTAAGACAAGCTTTGCTCAAGTTGGTTTGA